In Methanomassiliicoccus sp., one DNA window encodes the following:
- a CDS encoding ABC transporter permease: MAVRKKGGIISGRRILADFNVYSRGYLRNRFGLFFGLIFPVILILIFGAIFSGTSTGRVTAYVQNNDTGPFATPQMDVAGQFVSALNSSGTLDLVMVPTSEDMPQYLANHSASDGIIIPAGFSESYLAENSVNITVYGNPSSSTSSIVSGTVGGLANYFNLQRFNGTSIIGLDSATVNTEQTQNIDFLIPGLIGFSILVSPMFSLVNISSEYKKTKLFKQLSLTPLTKMEWLISKVLWYIVLSSVSFLLMVGVGILAFGAHVTLTIWLVPFLVLGPTLFAALGMLVGTVSKNPESAGVAGNIVTFPMMFLSGTFFPISIMPEYLQTLAHLLPLFYVIEGLNNVMVYGNIGAALIDLAVILVITVVVFVAAVWFFKWRED; encoded by the coding sequence AGTGGAAGGAGGATACTCGCCGACTTCAATGTGTACAGCCGAGGGTACCTGAGGAACCGCTTCGGGCTGTTCTTCGGCCTTATCTTCCCGGTGATCCTGATCCTGATATTCGGGGCCATCTTCTCCGGGACCTCTACGGGGAGGGTCACGGCCTACGTCCAGAACAACGACACCGGGCCGTTCGCCACGCCCCAGATGGACGTGGCCGGCCAGTTCGTGTCAGCGCTCAACAGCTCGGGGACCCTGGACCTGGTGATGGTGCCCACGTCCGAGGACATGCCGCAGTACCTTGCGAACCACTCGGCCTCGGACGGCATAATCATACCCGCAGGCTTCTCCGAGAGCTACCTGGCCGAGAACAGTGTCAACATCACTGTGTACGGGAACCCATCCTCCAGTACCAGCAGCATCGTCTCGGGGACGGTCGGTGGGCTTGCCAACTACTTCAACCTCCAGCGGTTCAATGGAACGAGCATCATAGGCCTGGATTCGGCCACTGTCAATACGGAGCAGACCCAGAACATCGACTTCCTGATCCCTGGACTGATCGGCTTCTCCATCCTGGTCAGTCCCATGTTCTCGCTCGTTAACATCTCCTCCGAGTACAAGAAGACCAAGCTCTTCAAGCAGCTGAGCCTGACCCCCCTCACGAAGATGGAGTGGCTGATCTCCAAGGTGCTGTGGTACATCGTCCTGTCGTCGGTCTCCTTCCTGCTCATGGTCGGCGTCGGCATACTGGCCTTCGGGGCGCACGTCACTCTGACCATATGGCTGGTGCCCTTCCTGGTCCTCGGTCCCACGCTCTTCGCGGCGCTGGGGATGCTCGTAGGCACCGTCTCCAAGAACCCCGAGTCAGCTGGTGTAGCGGGCAACATCGTGACCTTCCCCATGATGTTCCTATCAGGAACTTTCTTTCCCATCAGCATCATGCCCGAATACCTCCAGACCCTGGCGCATTTACTCCCCCTGTTCTATGTTATCGAGGGTCTGAACAATGTCATGGTGTACGGCAACATCGGAGCGGCGCTGATAGATCTTGCGGTCATCCTGGTGATCACGGTCGTGGTCTTCGTGGCGGCTGTGTGGTTCTTCAAGTGGAGGGAGGATTGA
- a CDS encoding CPBP family intramembrane metalloprotease, producing MIGEVKWRIVAGIELALASAMIVLDLFIPTLLVLGLCAISLLARKDGIRTLGFRRVDRPSHLVLMVLVLVLGWTLLQLGLVMPVLSHITGTVQDLSAFEDLKGNVGNLAFLLLMTWTLAALGEEIVYRGYLQVRVREIAGSSRWGIAVAVLVTSLLFGIAHTEQGVVGLVVTALDAVFFSWVRLRFDDNLWAAVLAHGLSNTIGIVTFFLIGPIYGLW from the coding sequence ATGATCGGGGAAGTTAAGTGGAGAATCGTCGCTGGCATCGAGCTTGCGCTCGCCAGCGCCATGATCGTCCTGGACCTCTTCATACCCACCCTCTTAGTCCTGGGACTTTGCGCGATATCGCTGCTCGCCCGTAAGGATGGCATAAGGACCCTCGGGTTCAGGAGGGTGGACCGTCCGTCCCACCTTGTCCTGATGGTCTTGGTCCTCGTCCTCGGGTGGACCCTCCTGCAGCTTGGCCTGGTGATGCCAGTGCTGAGCCATATCACCGGGACCGTCCAGGACCTCAGCGCGTTCGAGGACCTGAAGGGCAATGTGGGAAACCTCGCGTTCCTTCTTCTCATGACCTGGACGCTAGCGGCATTGGGGGAGGAGATCGTGTACAGGGGCTACCTCCAGGTCAGGGTCAGGGAGATCGCTGGCAGCTCCAGATGGGGCATCGCTGTCGCCGTTCTGGTCACCTCTCTGCTCTTCGGCATCGCCCACACCGAGCAGGGCGTCGTGGGGTTAGTGGTGACCGCTCTTGATGCAGTATTCTTCAGCTGGGTCCGGTTGCGGTTCGATGACAATCTGTGGGCGGCCGTCCTCGCCCATGGTCTTAGCAACACCATCGGCATCGTGACGTTCTTCCTCATCGGACCGATCTACGGACTGTGGTGA